In Mongoliitalea daihaiensis, one DNA window encodes the following:
- a CDS encoding histone deacetylase family protein, whose product MLKIAYSDLYCHPLPDGHRFPMEKYMLLPEQLLYEGTVTQDNFFVPEAMALDWIYQTHQESYVHKLFKLELTKSEIRKTGFPLSRQLVEREIHIMNGSVQAALFAKQYGVAMNIAGGTHHAFSDRGEGFCLLNDIAIAANYLLAQKLAKKILVVDLDVHQGNGTAEICASNPAVFTFSMHGAANYPMHKERSDLDIGLPDKIDDAAYLKILKENFYPLVDQFEPDFIIFQSGVDVLATDKLGRLGLTMQGCKERDRIVLEVAHNNKIPIMCCMGGGYSEKISHIIEAHANTYRLAQEMYF is encoded by the coding sequence ATGCTTAAAATTGCCTATTCAGATTTATATTGTCATCCATTGCCTGATGGCCACCGCTTTCCAATGGAAAAATATATGTTGTTGCCAGAACAGCTCCTCTATGAAGGGACTGTGACGCAAGATAACTTCTTCGTGCCCGAAGCCATGGCGTTGGATTGGATTTATCAAACCCATCAAGAATCCTATGTCCATAAACTTTTTAAGTTAGAGTTAACTAAATCTGAAATCCGAAAAACAGGATTCCCTCTTAGTAGACAATTGGTTGAACGTGAAATTCATATTATGAATGGATCAGTGCAAGCAGCATTGTTTGCCAAACAATATGGAGTTGCGATGAATATTGCTGGTGGAACTCATCATGCGTTTAGTGATCGGGGGGAAGGTTTTTGTTTGTTGAATGATATTGCCATCGCCGCCAATTATTTATTAGCTCAAAAACTCGCAAAGAAAATTCTAGTAGTTGATTTAGACGTGCATCAAGGCAATGGCACAGCAGAAATATGCGCAAGCAATCCTGCTGTTTTTACCTTTAGTATGCATGGAGCAGCCAACTATCCCATGCACAAAGAACGGTCTGATTTGGATATTGGCTTGCCCGATAAAATAGATGATGCGGCTTACTTGAAGATTTTGAAAGAAAATTTTTACCCATTGGTGGATCAATTTGAACCTGATTTTATAATTTTCCAATCTGGAGTAGATGTATTGGCCACGGATAAATTGGGGAGATTGGGTTTAACCATGCAAGGGTGTAAAGAACGAGATAGAATCGTCTTAGAAGTAGCCCACAATAATAAAATACCTATTATGTGCTGTATGGGAGGAGGGTATTCGGAAAAAATTAGTCACATCATCGAGGCACATGCCAATACCTATCGATTAGCACAGGAAATGTATTTCTGA